ACATTCTCTTGTTTCTAAATCCCAGTTCAAACAAGATCATACTGGGAGCTTCTAAAAGCAAAAGTATATGTTATACTACTGCAGTTAAAGTCAAAACTATAGTGCAAATTTCAAAAACGTTTCACAAGACAACAACTACTGTTGTAATCCTACAAAACTGAAAACAATGAACAAACGAACAAGAAGTAAGAGTTAACAACAACCTATTGCACTATTTGATAAGTATACCATCACAAAGCTTCTTCCAAAGCGATATCATCTATATCTTCCTCAATGATCTCATCTTTAAACAAAGTCTTGAAATATGGTAAAACCTTAGGAAGCACTTGCAAATCCGCCACGTTTATGCTCATCAAATCAAAGGCAATGCAAGTGTTATGCATATGAGACTCGTCAATCACCGGAATCTTTGGATATCTCTGGCTAAAATGCGTGAGAACAATCCTATACACACCCGCAGAAGATCCCATATCAATTGCTTCTTTAGTCGTGCTGTGGTTTTTTGCCAATGCTTCATCTATCAAATCATCTTCAAATGTTGCCTGTAAAAATGTGACAAGAGcggtaaaaaccaaaattttatccgaaaaccgaaaaattgaTATTTAATCCAAAACTTTTCTGACTTCTTACCCGAATTAATCaaaaaaccggaaccgaaccagAACTGAATGGGATCTAAAACTTTGGATATTAGCCAGTTCCCAACTTTGTTATCCTAACCgaactgaaaaccaaaataaccgaaactgaaccaaacattctaaatacccgaacggatCCTAGACCTCTAGAACCCCAGAACCGAGAACCCAATGCCTAAGGCTAGTCATATATGTAAAAAGACGagtttataaaactttttacCTCGTGTATAAGAACTGTTGCATCTTGTGATGCTTCCACAACCTCAGGACAAGGTCTTGTGTCGCCTGAGTAAACCATCTTCCATCCAGGGATACGTTTTCCAACGCTGTTCAATCTCTCCGCTGCTTTTACAACGACACCAAAGGCTTGAGGACAATGAACAACAGGGAAGCTAATCAAATCCTCCACACCAATTTCGCCAAGAACCTTcttcagattcttcaaacatGGCAGATCCGTCATGGGAGTTTTGAAGACACTCTGCATAGGACTTCCTTTACTAAACAAAGAACCCTCTTCCTTGCCGCCTTCTAAAGAAGCCCAAGAAGTCTTTGTGGTGCTTCTACAATCAAGAAACTCCATATCCAACTCCTCCAGTCTTTGATAAGCATCAAGAAAGTGTTTAAGCGACCTCGGTCCCACCACAATCGCTGGCTCATGAGCCACTCCTTTCAGAAGCTTGCATCTGAGAGCTAGGATCCTCGCGAGACCCGCATGGTGATCAGCGTGGATGTGAGAGATCCATATACATCTCAGTTTTCTAACGGCCTCATCAGCACCATCTAAACCGTATCTTCTTTTAAGCTGCCCCAAGGTTCCTTCACCACAGTCTAGGAGAAGACTGCCTTTAGAGAATAAGTCAATGTAAATGGCGCTGACGTTTCTGTATTTTGAAGGCTGGGAAGAGCCAGTGCCTAGAAGAACAATCTCCATATCGTCTCGTCTAATGTTTTCAAGACAGCTTGGAAGAAGAGTGTTGCTCTCTGTCTCACCGTTTGGTTTGTTCCACAACTGCTTGATTTCTTCGGTTTTATCTTTGATCTCAGGAATTTCTGAAAGCAGCTCATCCAGTACTAGTGAGGATGTCAGTTCAGGAGGGATGCAAGATCTATCCATCCCAAGATGAGCATAAGGACGCAAAGTGAACTGCCcacaataaagaaaaaaaattcaatagtTAAGGAAACTTTGAAAGAGCCAaagatagattttaaaaaaaaatcgttgcGGTCTAGGCATCTGCTTAATCAATAATCTCCTATACAACGCCTAATTATCGCCTAGCAAATCGGGCATAAGCAAaacaaacaatttaaaaaaaaaatagtaaggCATACAAAAAATTGGTCAGGCATCTGCGTAATAAATAATCTCCTATAAAACGCCGATTTTTTAAACATTGATTTGGTCTATATAAATAGACTTCAacttctaaaaattttaaagctaaaGTTTCTGAGAGTGTTGATACCTTGAGGAGATTTTCAGCAGAAAAGCTTTTACCAAGATTTGAATCCTGTTACAACATGAATAGACAACATCAAATCCTAACACACATCAAACTTAATTCAACACATTGCATAAAAAATTGTATGAGAATAGCATTTAGCAACCTGGTCTGAAGGGGTGGAATCAACTATTGAGTTTGTAACATGTTGAGGAGGCCAAAAGCCAGGAGCAGGAAAGAACTGTGGGCATAAGTAGTTAAGTCTTGCAGCGATTCTTGAACTTGCTTTCAGAATTGGAAACTCCATATTCTTCCTGAACACCCCAAACGAAAACATTagcaccaaagcaaattaactaCTCCCatcgtttcatattaagtgctgtagaaaaaaatcggTTACAAAATAAGTATGGTTTCCAGATTTCAATGCAATTTAAGTCATCACTAATTTATTGCTTTTACGCCtacataaattaagaaaaaaataaaaacaatagaattctaataattaaataagggcaaaactAAACATGTAACTATTTTCTtaattgaaatgaaaaaaactagAACAACATCTAatttgaaacggagggagtatcaatttttgatgagaaacaaagaagacAAGAGAGTAACCTTTGGTGTCCAGCAAGAATGTGTTGAGTCGAATGAAACCTCTGCATCCAGTTTTGGTAAGTAGGACTACTTGTTACTGAAGATGGACTTAGATGTATAATACAATTCACCAACTTCCCTCTATCGCCAGAACACGAATAGTAACTCTCCAAAGACTTAGCTGATAAGAGCTGTGCAACGTGTGACTCGGTTGGACAGTCCACAAGGAGAACAATGGGACCAGGAACTGAAGGTCCCATCACATCACTCGGATAAACCTTAAAGACCAAAAGCATACACAGTCTATTATAATCCATTCAAAGAGAGGAACAATAGTAACTGAATCAACCAACATACCGTAATATCCTTTTCATCAGATCTCACTGATTCTCCACACTGAAGTTTACTATACTTTGGACCAGGCCTTACACCAAAGACTTTCTTGGCCTTCTCTAAGTCAAACTTGCCCATTATCTCAGCTAATTCACATACATACACGACAGAGATCTCGCCGGATTTGCTGCAAGATTCTTCTTCCATAGAGCGAGGTGGCTCTAAGGTAATGGCTGATATTTTCACAACTTCGTCATCCACAAGAACAGTAGGATCAGGTGTACTCGAGGGACCAAAACTACGTGTGTGAACCATAGCAGCGCGTGGAATAAAACACTTCATTGCATCAACAAGTAACTTAAGATCTGAAGGTCCCCATACATTCACCTAACGTACCAAAAAAACAATGAGAAATTTCAGCAACATCATacacaaagaaacacaaataaGCAGTGTTCTAAAATCGGTTTAGGCGGCTGCACACACAGCAAATCGGGTATAAACGAAacgattttgaaaaaaatcagtttAGGCGTTCAAAAAATCATTCTAAACGTCCACCTAATCAATAATCATTCTAGTTAGAGCCTAGCGTTTTTTTGAACATTGCACACATGACTTGACAAGAATACTCACCGAAAGCCCTTCTTCACCGATACCAGCAAGAGTTAGTAAAAGACCTATGCCATCAAAACAAGAGATTTTCAAGAATTTATACCATAAACTAAAAGCTCAAGCAACAAAGTCAAAAGCAAGAACAAACCTGGAAGTCCACCAGCAGTCTCTGAGCAGACACGAGACAGAAACACATGATCTATCTGTAATGATTCAGACAACCATCAAATTTCAAACTCATATCAtcacaaagacaaaaaaaaagacatgatCTATCTGTAACAGTCCAAACTCATCTCATTACAACACAAACAGAGAGAGTAAACAGAGGAGTCTTGGTGATACTTACCTTTGATAGTTTGATCTTATGTTCTGTACAGAAACGTTGCAAGCCCTGAATATACAATAAAACTAACAAGTGAGAGATCAGTAATCATTACAGAACATCTGTGTAAAAGAGAGTCTTACCTCTCCAGCATTGAAGATGAATCTTTGTTTATCAAAGAAGAGTAATACAGAAGACGAAGTATCTTGTGTATCCATTCCCGTTCCAAGgacctatttaaaaaaaaaggattaatttttaaatttacacaacaaacaaaaaaaagaatctgtAATGTTAACAACCTGTGCGTAAGCAGTAGTGTTGGGATTGAGCTTGCGTGTTTTTCGTTCGAGATTCTTCTTGGCCTTGCCTGTTTCGTCGAACCCATCAGCTCTTCTCTTGTTGAACTCGAAAGGAGATGACTTTGAACCGTTCTTGGCTTTGTTCTTCTCCATTGGATATGAAGCAGAGAAGGGTCTGCGAGGAAGAAGGAAAGGAGACGACTTTAAGGGACAAGAGAGGAGGAGAAGTCGTAGGCTTCTGTTTAATATCATCTCTCTGAAGAAGAAACTCTCTAAGTTCTTCTCTGTTCCGCAAATAGGGTTTAGGCGGCCAAGTCAATAGAGttaacttttattatttatatattttttaatatgatgAATTTACAGCAAGCTTCAGTAGCTCGGATGGCTAGAGCGTGTGGCTGTTAACCACAAGGTCGGAGGTTCATACCCCCTTCCCTGGggcgttttctttttttttttcccattaTTCCTCAAATTTCATGCTGAACAAATTGCCAGTGGATGTGTTTTGTTGCAGAATGCATCATCAATTGTCTGTGTGCCATACAACTAGACATTTCTCAGGTTGTTATAGTGTTACATTAGATTCAGTTGTGGTTGTCTGGTATACATGAACAAGAGAACCAAGGCGAACAAAACGAAGCTATATTCTGGTCTAGGGTGGTTTGGGTCTATTCAAATTTCAGATTCTCGGGACTAGAGAGTTAAGCctcattcggatatttaaaaATTTCGGTTTAGATTGGGCTGAAATTTTTGTGGGTTCAGTTCGGATATtcgtaacaaattaaaaaaatccaaataaaataaaggctccaaaattcaaaaataagataatGTACAATATCTCtcgtgtgttttttttttcattctcaaATTTCATGTTGCCTATATATTCAGGTAGGTCGTACAACATTTCGATTCTACTATATATGAACTAATACCCATTGGATGTGTTTGTTTGCAAAATGCATCATCAATTGGCTGTGTGCCATACAAATAACCGAAGTTGTATGGCACATTAGATTGTATGCCATACAACTAATCGAAGTTGCATGCCATACAACATTTCTCAGGTTGTTATATTGCTACATTAGATTCAGTTGTGGTTGGCTGGTATACATGGTTAACAAGAGAAATCAGCCAAACAAAACAAAGCTATGTTTTGGTTTAGGGTGGTTCGGGTCTATTAGGATTTTAGATTTTCGGGGCTAGAGAGTTAAGCctcattcggatatttagaaattttggtTCAGACTGGGCTGGAATCTTTGTGGGTTCAGTTCGTATATTCGTTTAAAATATgtacacaaatttaaaaatccaaatatattttaaaggccccaaaattcaaaaataaaacaatgtacaatataaatttgaatagtGTGTATGCTAAATATCTAATATTAACAGAAAATTAGTTCAGTAGATATTTAgatgttttggtgttttaaatatttgtagATATTTTGTGTATTATAGAAACTTTTGAGTATTTTcgcatattttagttttttttggatattagatttaataataattaatatatttaagtatataattgtgATTTAAATATTTCCGGGCATCCAAACTATTTTGATTCTTGTCGTGTTCAGATTCAGTTCTTAAATGTCAAAATTTTGGATccgtttttatttattactagcTTCAGTTCAGGTTtgattctattttttaatttggattTGGTTCTTCGGGTCCGGATATTATGTCGATGGTCAGTGTGCAATGCTGAGGTATATTAGTATATTGCTTGCTTTGCTTCTATTGAAGGTCAGAGATTCAAACCCTCTCTAGCTAGAGCTTTTTCATTTCTTCCCAAATTTTAAGTTGGACACATGGGTGAATCCAAAACGTTTTTTTCACTGGGTGCACAAGCACAAATACCATTGTTGGTATGAACTTGTAGAGTGCAATTgacatatatatcaaatttgTTAAGgaatatacaaaattttgaaattgatgCGGGTGCATGTGCACCTTATGTGTTCTTAGTGAGCCACATATATATTCAACACATCGGTACCCAACATTATCGGTCCAAATCATATGCTTGCCGTAATATGAACCAACCAAACCAGTTTATGTAACCGTaatgattcttttttttgataaccgagTGTCCTGGCCCCACCgtggtggtccagactagagaccgaagcGAGCAAGGACGCTGCCAGGGCGTCACTATGTGGCTCACCGTgaacggtcttcggtctcgggcGTTGGGGGTCCGCATGTAAATTCTCCAGTGGCCGGGTTTTGAATCCAGGTGGCGAAACTCACAGCCGTGAGCTCTTTACCACCAGAGCTAGAAGCCCCGGTGATTCTTCATTTAAAACTTTTTAACATCAAAATATAATCCAATACATGGATCATTTCTAATGTTTGATTGAATACATTTCTATTTATCTCAGAATGAATTAATATTCATTCAAATTAGCAAGAGTAAAACTGATTTGCGTATACAATCATATCGTTTTAAATAGTTTTGTCAACTGTATGGCTGGATGCATGCGACGTTAGATTTAGAGGTTAGTTTTTGTTGGTAGGTTTGTATTCTACGGACTGACTCGCGAACatcaaatatattatacaaGTTTACAAGAAAAGAGATATGCAAACAATCACTTGTAACCAAACTCAAACAAGCACCAAATtaactttccaaaaaaaaacaaggacaagattaagaagaaagaaaaccaaactaaaaattgataaaatatgaaTCAGAATCAAGAATCATTTAAGCAGAGATAAGAGGAACATGCTCAGACTCAGTCTCTTGGTTGGACTCGGCGATAAAAGCGTTGGAGTATATAACTCCAGCGAGTCCACCACCAACAAGTGGACCGACCCAATAGACCCAATGTCCTGAAAAGTCACCAGCCACAAGAGCTGGTCCAAAGGAACGAGCAGGGTTCATGGAACCACCAGAGAACGGGCCAGCGGCAAGAATGTTAGCACCGACGATGAGACCAATAGCAAGTGGTGCGATGATTCCGAGAGTGCCATTCTTGGGATCAACGGCTGTGGCGTAAACAGTGTAGACCAATGCAAATGTGATTATGATCTCCATCACTACTCCTTCAGTGGACCCTACTCCAGCCGCAACGCTGTGGATTGGAATCGCCTGCGTTATCCATGTTTAAAGCGTTTGTTAATATAAAAATCAGTGTTCAGGATAGCTATTtctatatatctaaaataacaGGAATATCATTAGCTAAGTGGGTGGCGGCTCAACGCTTAGCGCCTAGACATTTTCTTTAGaacattgataaaaataatagaaaagcaAGTTTTCATAAATGTACGATACTGTATGGTAATAGAACATACCAAACCACCGGTGACAAATTTAAGAAGGAAACAAGCAGCGGTGGAGCCAAGAAGCTGAGCAACCCAATAGCAAACTCCTGTGACGATTTTCAATTTTCCACCCAGAACAAGGCCAAAGGTGACGGCTGGGTTCACATGACCACCGGAGTGGTTTGCTGCGATGGAAACCGCGACGAAGAGGGCAAAACCGTGGCAAACGGCAATCGCAACTAGACCGGGCGCATCAAGAGCCGCATTATTCGTTAGCTTCCCtacattatacaaaatataattgtcACACTCATTTAGTATTGACTCATAGTTACAAAATAGATCAAATGTTTTGATATGATGAATGTAACACCTCAGTTTGGTTGGTTAAATGGTTATAATATCTATAGGTTGCACATGGTGCGGATTGAGAGATAGAGAACAAACCAAAAGCAATGGCGGAGCCAACGCCGGCGAAAACAAAGAGCAAAGTGGAGATGAACTCGGCGAGGTAAGCTTTCAAAGACACCAACTTAAAGGAGTCTTCACAGGAAAAGTCAATACCGGCCATTATTGAAGACTTTTGTATGTAAACTAATGAAGGAGACTAGTTTGCAAATGGAAGCACAAAAAACCTTTTGCATgtcctagtatatatataggagCATATTGCTAAATATCCACGCCTAGtgattgataaagaaaaacTACTTTTAGCAATATAAGTTATATAGTGAGTTGGACATGAGTTTCTAATCATTggtttattgttttattgtatAGTATTTAGAGCATCAGCGTCGCGGAAACTCAGTTCCacttcttaaatttttttttttattttatctgtttataaaaaaaaaagaaccaatcgcgggccgtcACGTGTCGTGGAGCCCGCAAAACAGTGTAAAAAATCTACAACACACGTCTCTTATTTCGTGACAGGAAGCTACATTTCTTCCCATTTTGTAGGACCCACCCCACATTTCCCCCCTAAAAATCTTCCTAAATACCCCCGATAAAGATGCTCTTTATGTTATCGCCTGTTTCACGTAGCTGTTGGTAATAACGACATGAgtgattgaaaaaaatatatacgtaTAAATACGTGATAATGTTACCCATAATCGTTTGTGAAGCTGCAGATTTTTAACAATGAATCCTGAAGTCCTATTTTTCAGGTCAACGaactagtaaaaaaaaagaaaaaaaaaactagtaaaATTAAGCAAATTAAACAGAATCATTGAACCGTCGGTTTAAGGCCAGATATTTGGGTTTAGCGGACCCAAGTAtaattggagaggataaggtaaTGGAGATGTGAATGTTGAGAGAGCGAAGAACGACGATGGATAAAACCTGGACCAAAAATGAGAGGGACATTGTGAGCTGTGACCAACGTGAAACATATCTGGATCTATAGCGACCAGTGATCTTCCATGTGGTATAATTTTACTCTAATTATGATTACTGACTTCCCAAATTAACGCAATTAATGCTAATTAAGTCGCATTCCCTTCTGGCTACTCTTTCGGATTAACTAGCAAAGGGGTAGCTTTTAGGTGAAACAATTGCAATTATTGCAGCAAATCTTAGATTTTGATAAATCTCATTGTTTATGCTTCAAATAAACTTCAATGTAAGTTTTAGCACAAATTACATAATTTCAAgttaaaatgaataataaaacaTTATACCAATAGTCAAATTAATTTCATAGAGACAAACTCCCTCTGATGCATAAAGaatgtcattttagtttttttttattttgtttcaaaaaaatgtcattttacattttcaatgtaaTTTTTACATTAAATCACATTTTTACTCTTTTAATTTACAAATAGACGTTacggaacaaaaaaaacaacatagttGTTCTTATGGTATAAAACCATCACTAAGTTGTCcctatagtataatatttttcataatcccaaaactaacatttccttaatcaaattaaacataaattaaaaccatttttaaaaaatttagtaaaaaaagataaaagaaaggTAATCCCATAATGTTTTAGAAGgaaaaaaatgcaaaatattttttttttaaacacacgACACAGATCAAAAATATCCCGTAACCTAATTGCATTTGATTTCTAAAATCCTCCAAAactattcttttaaaatcctcTAAGGTAGAACTTGATTTCAATAACAGTAGTCTACCCCCTTTATCATCAGCCGAAAATACCCATCTCGTGCTTGCACTAAATTCCCAAACACCACATATtgtatagatatgcatcatagaACAAGAGTCTGTGAAAATCACAAGACAAACTATGGAGAAATCATatattgatgaagaagaaaagccaaaatcattttttttctttttgatattttgacaaagaaaatcGACGAGGACACGTTTTAGGagattagaatatttttagaatattttcttaactgaaacttccttaatttttgaaaaaattgattttttattcgTAGAAGACACCTTCTACACTGTGCAGAACCATGACAAAAATTCTGAATACAATTTCTACTTTTTGTAGACGTTCGTGTTAAGTTTAGATTTTGCGTACCCGGAATTTTAGAATACTTTGTAAAAGTAGAAACTGCATTCAAAAGAAAAGTAGCGATCTTTACAATTAGTAGAATTTACATTCcccatatttagaattttaattagttttagatTATTTCTTCTAAAAAAGTAGATGAACTTGTTTATTCTAGAATTCGTTTTCTACTAACCCATTTTCCATAGAAGACGAATTATACTTTTAGTGCaacgtaattttaaaattttatttattaagttttttaacccaaaaaaatgtgtttgtgtatataggtgttttattaattgtgtatatttttaatattttgttggattcataaaactatttatttcattaaatttcagaaatggaaaggttaaaaaaaagaataaatggACAAATATAGTTTTATAGTATAGGGTTCCGTTTTGACAAATTTTCCATGTATCTATTCATACTCATTCAATGTTTAAGCTGGATTGGAAGATTGAAAGGATTGATGAGAGTACAACTGATCTAAATTATTCGATTAGCTGTTACAATTTgaagtattaaatatatttaatcattttaatGGTGGTAGATTAGGTGGGCGCTAAGTTGGAGACTGAATTATACTACAAATCCCTAGAACTTAATAAATAAGATTTCGTTGTCTTGCCTCCATGAACAAGAATATTTAATAACCAGGATAAAACAAGCGCCTTGCGCAGGATAAAacatgcgccttgcgcaggataaatttaaataaaaattatttaaaaaatattatacggaaaataaatttatattcttgattgaattaatattttggtctttaaacaatttttttaaactttttgttaattacataatttgtttactgatgagctgatcctatttttaataaaaatttaggtcaaaaaatcacttaCCGCATAAGAACTTAATGTTTAGGTTGAAAAATCTCGGGTCTATTTGATTACAAagaaactatgtcagctcagttttatatcatgatttagtactttaaaaattaattatggttatgagacgTTTACGTTCACGTATCAATCTTatttatcttcaatatttttttctttttcattttagttattgttcgatataaatattaattttgaagtttattctcattttgtttgtttgttttgacctgagatttagaaaatacttattatttaaaataattaaagagatacatacttaggttaggATATGCACTTtttgcagaataaatattttataattatttattttataaataatagaataatgaatatatatattaaataactaagaaatcagttactattatgtaataaattggcgtgtgcatataaatcaaactatcactcttgtttattcacaatcattttaaggtaaataaatcaaaacaatcaatcttatatacatatatgatatagaattaaatgtaaatgatattaacatatatatagtacacttttaatatggatattttttaaatgaagtttctactcgatgattttatgattatttgcatatttgtgtaa
This Brassica napus cultivar Da-Ae chromosome C6, Da-Ae, whole genome shotgun sequence DNA region includes the following protein-coding sequences:
- the LOC106406620 gene encoding tRNase Z TRZ3, mitochondrial-like isoform X1 gives rise to the protein MILNRSLRLLLLSCPLKSSPFLLPRRPFSASYPMEKNKAKNGSKSSPFEFNKRRADGFDETGKAKKNLERKTRKLNPNTTAYAQVLGTGMDTQDTSSSVLLFFDKQRFIFNAGEGLQRFCTEHKIKLSKIDHVFLSRVCSETAGGLPGLLLTLAGIGEEGLSVNVWGPSDLKLLVDAMKCFIPRAAMVHTRSFGPSSTPDPTVLVDDEVVKISAITLEPPRSMEEESCSKSGEISVVYVCELAEIMGKFDLEKAKKVFGVRPGPKYSKLQCGESVRSDEKDITVYPSDVMGPSVPGPIVLLVDCPTESHVAQLLSAKSLESYYSCSGDRGKLVNCIIHLSPSSVTSSPTYQNWMQRFHSTQHILAGHQRKNMEFPILKASSRIAARLNYLCPQFFPAPGFWPPQHVTNSIVDSTPSDQDSNLGKSFSAENLLKFTLRPYAHLGMDRSCIPPELTSSLVLDELLSEIPEIKDKTEEIKQLWNKPNGETESNTLLPSCLENIRRDDMEIVLLGTGSSQPSKYRNVSAIYIDLFSKGSLLLDCGEGTLGQLKRRYGLDGADEAVRKLRCIWISHIHADHHAGLARILALRCKLLKGVAHEPAIVVGPRSLKHFLDAYQRLEELDMEFLDCRSTTKTSWASLEGGKEEGSLFSKGSPMQSVFKTPMTDLPCLKNLKKVLGEIGVEDLISFPVVHCPQAFGVVVKAAERLNSVGKRIPGWKMVYSGDTRPCPEVVEASQDATVLIHEATFEDDLIDEALAKNHSTTKEAIDMGSSAGVYRIVLTHFSQRYPKIPVIDESHMHNTCIAFDLMSINVADLQVLPKVLPYFKTLFKDEIIEEDIDDIALEEAL
- the LOC106406620 gene encoding tRNase Z TRZ3, mitochondrial-like isoform X2 — translated: MILNRSLRLLLLSCPLKSSPFLLPRRPFSASYPMEKNKAKNGSKSSPFEFNKRRADGFDETGKAKKNLERKTRKLNPNTTAYAQVLGTGMDTQDTSSSVLLFFDKQRFIFNAGEGLQRFCTEHKIKLSKIDHVFLSRVCSETAGGLPGLLLTLAGIGEEGLSVNVWGPSDLKLLVDAMKCFIPRAAMVHTRSFGPSSTPDPTVLVDDEVVKISAITLEPPRSMEEESCSKSGEISVVYVCELAEIMGKFDLEKAKKVFGVRPGPKYSKLQCGESVRSDEKDITVYPSDVMGPSVPGPIVLLVDCPTESHVAQLLSAKSLESYYSCSGDRGKLVNCIIHLSPSSVTSSPTYQNWMQRFHSTQHILAGHQRKNMEFPILKASSRIAARLNYLCPQFFPAPGFWPPQHVTNSIVDSTPSDQDSNLGKSFSAENLLKFTLRPYAHLGMDRSCIPPELTSSLVLDELLSEIPEIKDKTEEIKQLWNKPNGETESNTLLPSCLENIRRDDMEIVLLGTGSSQPSKYRNVSAIYIDLFSKGSLLLDCGEGTLGQLKRRYGLDGADEAVRKLRCIWISHIHADHHAGLARILALRCKLLKGVAHEPAIVVGPRSLKHFLDAYQRLEELDMEFLDCRSTTKTSWASLEGGKEEGSLFSKGSPMQSVFKTPMTDLPCLKNLKKVLGEIGVEDLISFPVVHCPQAFGVVVKAAERLNSVGKRIPGWKMVYSGDTRPCPEVVEASQDATVLIHEFG
- the LOC106404516 gene encoding aquaporin TIP2-1, which gives rise to MAGIDFSCEDSFKLVSLKAYLAEFISTLLFVFAGVGSAIAFGKLTNNAALDAPGLVAIAVCHGFALFVAVSIAANHSGGHVNPAVTFGLVLGGKLKIVTGVCYWVAQLLGSTAACFLLKFVTGGLAIPIHSVAAGVGSTEGVVMEIIITFALVYTVYATAVDPKNGTLGIIAPLAIGLIVGANILAAGPFSGGSMNPARSFGPALVAGDFSGHWVYWVGPLVGGGLAGVIYSNAFIAESNQETESEHVPLISA